The genomic region GACCCTCAGCTTCGTGGGGCTCCCCCCGGAGCAGGGTACGCCCGCAGGGTACAACATCTACCGCAGCAAGAAGGGGGAGGAGTTCCCCCTTTTCCCGCTCAACGCGACGCCGATAACCGCCAACAGCTACGTGGACCATCTCCCGCAATTCGACGTCCCCTTCAGCTATGTAGTCACCAGCGTCTCCACCGTAGAGGGAGAGAGCGTCGAGAGCGCGCCGTCGAACGTCGCGGAAGGGGCACTGACACTTCCCGAATAACCCCGTCTCCTTGCCTTTTTAAGAGGTTCATGATAATAACCGGGGGCACGCATTAACCTTTTCCGGCGCCGTCTGGGCGCCTTTTGGAGCGGTCATGAAGATCACTAGAGAACAGGTGGAGCACGTGGCGCGGCTTGCCCGGCTGGAGCTTTCCGAGGCCGAACTGGACACCTTCACCGGACAGATGGACTCGATACTTTCCTACGTGGAGAAGTTGAACGCGCTGGACACCGAGGGGATCGTGCCGACCTCGCACGCGGTCCCGATGGAGAACGCCTTCAGGGCGGACGAGCCTACCGGCTCGATCGGCGTCGAAGCGGCCCTGGCCAACGCCCCGCTGCGCGCCCAGAGCTTCTTCAGGGTTCCCAAGGTCATCGAGTAGAGGTAGTCTTGGTCCGACAGGTCGGACTGGTCGGACTGGTCCGAAAGCACCACAAAAATGTGCAACACCGGAGTTTTGCAATGGAAATTTTCGACCTTACCATACACGAGCTGCATGAGAAGCTGAAGGCGAAGGAGGTCTCCTCGGTCGAGGCGACCCGCGCCATGCTGGACAGGATCGAGGCGGTGGACAGCCAGGTTAACGCCTACATCACGGTGACCCCGGAGCAGGCGCTGGTAGAGGCGGAGGAAGCCGACCGCCGCATCGCCGCGGGCGATATCGCGTCCTTGACCGGCATCCCGGTCGGCCTCAAGGACATCTTTGTCACCAAGGGTATCCGCACCACCTGCGGCTCGCGCATCCTGGAAAACTTCGTCCCCCCCTACGACGGCACGGCTGTCGCGAAGCTCAAGGAGCAGGGCGCCGTCATCGTCGGCAAGCTGAACCAGGACGAGTTCGCCATGGGCTCCTCCAACGAGTCGAGCTACTTCGGCCCCTGCAGGAACCCGTGGGACCTTTCCTGCACGCCGGGCGGCTCCTCGGGGGGCTCCGCAGCCGCAATCGCCGCGCGCACCGCTACCGCGACGCTTGGCACCGATACCGGCGGCTCCATCCGCCAGCCCGCCTCGCACTGCGGCTGCGTTGGCCTCAAGCCTACCTACGGCAGGGTCTCCCGCTATGGCGTCATAGCGTACGCCTCCTCTCTGGACCAGGTAGGCCCGCTCACCCGCGACGTGACCGACTCGGCGCTTCTTTTGGGGGCGGTGGCAGGATACGACCCGATGGATTCCACCTCGGTCAACACCCCGGTCCCCGACTACGTCGCCGGACTCGGGAGCGGCGTCAAAGGGATGAAGATCGGCCTTCCCAAGCAGTACTTCATCGAGGGTCTCGACCCGGACGTGAAGCGCGCCATGGACGAGGCGATCGCCCTCTACAAGAGCCTCGGCGCAGAGATCAGGGAGGTGAGCCTCCCCAACACCGAGTACGCCGTCGCCACCTACTA from Citrifermentans bremense harbors:
- the gatC gene encoding Asp-tRNA(Asn)/Glu-tRNA(Gln) amidotransferase subunit GatC, which translates into the protein MKITREQVEHVARLARLELSEAELDTFTGQMDSILSYVEKLNALDTEGIVPTSHAVPMENAFRADEPTGSIGVEAALANAPLRAQSFFRVPKVIE
- the gatA gene encoding Asp-tRNA(Asn)/Glu-tRNA(Gln) amidotransferase subunit GatA codes for the protein MEIFDLTIHELHEKLKAKEVSSVEATRAMLDRIEAVDSQVNAYITVTPEQALVEAEEADRRIAAGDIASLTGIPVGLKDIFVTKGIRTTCGSRILENFVPPYDGTAVAKLKEQGAVIVGKLNQDEFAMGSSNESSYFGPCRNPWDLSCTPGGSSGGSAAAIAARTATATLGTDTGGSIRQPASHCGCVGLKPTYGRVSRYGVIAYASSLDQVGPLTRDVTDSALLLGAVAGYDPMDSTSVNTPVPDYVAGLGSGVKGMKIGLPKQYFIEGLDPDVKRAMDEAIALYKSLGAEIREVSLPNTEYAVATYYIIATAEASANLARYDGVRFGHRAENARGLAQMYAKSRAEGFGSEVKRRIMLGTYALSSGYYDAYYVKAQKVRTLIQQDFLNAFKEVDVLLTPIAPTPAFKIAEKLEDPLQMYLSDIFTIPVNLAGTCGISVPAGFSAAGLPIGLQLVGKPFGEQDILTAAYSFEKETQWHLKKAPL